Genomic window (Sphaerodactylus townsendi isolate TG3544 linkage group LG12, MPM_Stown_v2.3, whole genome shotgun sequence):
gcagacaaGGAGGTGTTTGCCACGACCTACTTCAGCTTCTTGAAGGAACTGGAACTAGATGTGCCAGCTCTGAGTTTGGTAGACCTGGTGAAAACTCAGCTTGGCAGGTATTGcagatctccccccctccccccgcttttgCCGGTGTGCTTCTCTAACTTGTTGTGTAGTTGTTTTGGAGATGAAATTTGCAACCATAAGTGGCCCTTTCCTAGGTAAATTAGCCTAGCTGGCTAATTGCTCAGAAGTTGCCTTTGGGCACTGCAGATAGCCAGGCATAGCAGAGAACTTTCCAAAATGGAGATTCTCAAAATGGTAAAGCCTGccaccagagccagtgtggtgtaagtggttgagagcaggtggattctaatctggagaactgggtttgattccccactcctccacctgagtggcagaggcttatctggtgaaccagatgtgtttccgcattcctacattcctgctgggtgaccttgggctagtcacagttcttcagaagtctctcaactccacctacctcacgaggtgcctgttgagaggagaggaagggaaaagagcttgtaagccaccttgagtctccttacaggagagaaaggtggggtataaatccaaactcctgctcctcatcttcctctttttcatcaTATCCTTCTGGGTTTGAGCAGTGTGCAAGACACAGTGCCCAAACAGAATGCAAAACCAGTCCCTGCCTGCAAGTGAATAATAAAATAGGACTTATATCTGTCCATATGGTTGCATTCCTTTGCTATTGGCACACTAGAAAACTCAGCCCTCTCCGATCATTCCGccttcccacctttctctcctttaggtcTAATGGCATTTCTGGCTTTGTTTTTCCTCCTTGCAGCTTTCAGCTATTCCAGAACTCATCCAATATCCCAAGTGAATTTGTGGAGGATAGGAAGAAACTGGAGACTAGGACAGTCGAGCTGGTGGAGCTTGCCAGCGAGACATGGCTGGTGACAGGCCGGCACCCTATCCCCATAATCATAGCAGCAGCCTACCTGGCTTGGCAGTCTTTACGCCCTGCTGGTCGCGTCACTCGCACCCTTCCCCAGTTCTGCATGCTTGCTGGTACGGACCTGCCGCCACCAGCTTATCAGCGGTTGAAGGAGCTTCGTAACATCCTCCTCAAGATGGCATCTGAACTAGCCTGGTTGCGAGTTCTCAAGGTGAACAAGAAGAGCGTGGTAAAATACATTGCAGACCTGCTGCAGTATCGTTGCCGGCTCCTGCGAGCTGCCTTTGACACAGGAGACTCTGCTGCAGATGACTGTTTGGGAGATTTGGCAGCAGAACCACTGGAGGCTCTTGATACAGAGACAAATGTCAAGGCGGAAAGGGCTTTGGCTTCAGAAGAGAAGCTCCagtgcagcagccagcagccccctTTGCTCCCACCCTCCATGCTTAACCCCAGGAAGAAGCAGCGAAGGGACGTTCCTTCCCCACAGCTCTCAATCATTGGAGACGAGCCCATTTTGGACAGTGAAATACAGCAATATCTTCGGACCCCGGAAGAAAAGGAGAGGTTCTGCAAGGCCCAAGCCTCCCTGTGATGCTGTGCAGCCACTGCCCCGAGTGTGGTTCATCCAGTCTGACGTTTAAAGTTCCGGAGTTGTTTCCATTCCCATTGTAGGGATCACTTGACTGTAGGCGTGTATGTGCGGGGTGTGTCTGTGTAACATTTAAAGACATATCACCCAGAAAGATCCATGACAACAAAAGAACTTTTTGTTAGTCCATGTCTGTTGAGATGTGCAGCTTATTTTATAAAATTGCTGTTGAATCTGGATTTAGTGTGCTCCACTTTCCCATGCTGGAAGGCAGGAAATAGATGATGGGTGGGAGAAAGCAGGCGccgaaaatgttttcagttcaaTTCTTTTTCAAAGCCAGGATTGGGGCTATCTTTATACAGTCAAAGAGCTTTTGACACTCTTCACTTCCTTTTTGAAGCTGAGCATCCCAGCCACTCATAGATTACTTCCTGCCCTCAAGGTGGGCAAGCTGCTGCACTCTGGCTTCTCCCCAAGCTGTACCCATAACATTTGAAAACAAGTGATCAGGTGCATAGCTTGATTGGCAGCAGTTGACCGCCAACTGCAAGTAATGATGCTGGTAGGAGAAGTAACCACATCATTGGCCTGGGCATATACTCAGTCCCTGCAAGGTTAGCATGTGATGAAGCCGTGGTCAAGCAGTTCTGAGACTGATGAAGCAATGCATGTACCTGTCGGTAAGATGAAGCAGTCAGTGAAAGTTCAGCCCACCCCCAATTACTTAGCTCTTCAACAGAGAGGGAAATGTAACCTGAGAAAAAGTAGAACCTTCCTTTTTTTTGGAAAGAGTTTGCTTTGAGcacttctgtttctttcccttggtaccctgtttcccccaaaataagacatcccctgaaaataagacgtagtagaggttttgctgaagtgctaaatataaagcatcccccgaaagtaagacgtagcgaagtttttgttcttatgttctttatgttttgtttggaagcatgcccgtcgaacagagcatgcagctgtggagtggtaaggcatcccctgaaaataagacatagcgcatctttgggagcaaaaattaatataagacactgtcttattttcggggaaacggtatatGTGCTTAACGTTTGCACAGACCCTGTATTCTGGTGACCTCTGGATATCACAGGGATTTCCTTCTTGTCATACTTGGCCCCTTGCTCTCTATGTGTTGTAGCAACAGCCCAAAATAAGTGTTGAATTGGTCTGTTATGTCATTTGTTGCATTGCTCATCCTCATATTTTTAAGAAGCGGGATATTTGCAGTTGACTTCACAGAAAACACAGAGAAATTAAGTACAGTATATAAGCGCAATCAGTTAACAAGGCACCGCATCTCTGGCTGCTTTCAGTGTACAAACAAGATTTAGATCTTAACACAAGTGGCTTTTtaatcaaggggaaaaaagggcaAGCTGATGCTATACAGTGCAAAGAGCGCAAAACATTATATACAGACAGCAGACAGCACTACATTTTAGGGAATACTGAATAAATACAGGGTAGATATCCAATTCTGGGGTCCACAGAATATAAAATCCTGCATACCAGGTTTTCTGGGAGGACACCTACCTATCTTCTTAGTGTGGTTTGGAAATCAGGGTCCTCAAAACATCATTGGGTTGAGCTTGTAAGGGACTTGTATATTGGGGAACCCAGAATTGGATATTTACACTGTTGCCAACttaccaggatttttaaaaatcctggaaaCTGGATTTTCTGGAAGGAGGACACTGGTCTCACCCCTTAGTGTGGCTTGGAAACCTGGATTCAGTCTTTGCAGTTGTCACCTGTGACACATTTGATTCCATGTTCAGTGTTTGGAAT
Coding sequences:
- the BRF2 gene encoding transcription factor IIIB 50 kDa subunit isoform X2 — encoded protein: MSGQRKCPNCGSSRIAEDSHYSQDHLVCVDCGYILIEGSLTTTYTDESYLQPVTYLQSSGQNEQKSRSVLRGTRRVRHLCEVLRLPSEFKDTAVAYYERAIKHSTFHWVRLNKKEILVGCCIFATCRQHNWPITMGSICSLLYADKEVFATTYFSFLKELELDVPALSLVDLVKTQLGSFQLFQNSSNIPSEFVEDRKKLETRTVELVELASETWLVTGRHPIPIIIAAAYLAWQSLRPAGRVTRTLPQFCMLAGTDLPPPAYQRLKELRNILLKMASELAWLRVLKVNKKSVVKYIADLLQYRCRLLRAAFDTGDSAADDCLGDLAAEPLEALDTETNVKAERALASEEKLQCSSQQPPLLPPSMLNPRKKQRRDVPSPQLSIIGDEPILDSEIQQYLRTPEEKERFCKAQASL
- the BRF2 gene encoding transcription factor IIIB 50 kDa subunit isoform X1, coding for MLSQNVPFADMSGQRKCPNCGSSRIAEDSHYSQDHLVCVDCGYILIEGSLTTTYTDESYLQPVTYLQSSGQNEQKSRSVLRGTRRVRHLCEVLRLPSEFKDTAVAYYERAIKHSTFHWVRLNKKEILVGCCIFATCRQHNWPITMGSICSLLYADKEVFATTYFSFLKELELDVPALSLVDLVKTQLGSFQLFQNSSNIPSEFVEDRKKLETRTVELVELASETWLVTGRHPIPIIIAAAYLAWQSLRPAGRVTRTLPQFCMLAGTDLPPPAYQRLKELRNILLKMASELAWLRVLKVNKKSVVKYIADLLQYRCRLLRAAFDTGDSAADDCLGDLAAEPLEALDTETNVKAERALASEEKLQCSSQQPPLLPPSMLNPRKKQRRDVPSPQLSIIGDEPILDSEIQQYLRTPEEKERFCKAQASL